From a single Hippoglossus stenolepis isolate QCI-W04-F060 chromosome 2, HSTE1.2, whole genome shotgun sequence genomic region:
- the sgms2a gene encoding phosphatidylcholine:ceramide cholinephosphotransferase 2 encodes MASQERVDARDSATADLNPGMEGTAVPGSGKTCPVHIPGAEESKRGFRKGIGRHNDYVKISVPDSKVNRLPMEWWKTVMAFFYAGFNLVLTTVVITVVHERVPSKESSPPLPDKFFDYIDRVKWAFTVTEINGMVLLAIWMIQLFFFRYKSIAIRRFFFLIGTLYLYRCVTMYITTLPVPGMHMTCAPKLHGDSQAKIQRILRLISGGGLSITNSHLLCGDFLYSGHTVMLTLTYLFIKEYSPRSFWWYHLMCWLLSAVGVVCILVAHEHYSVDVVVAYFITSRLFWWYHTMANLQTVKCLPNNYLTNTWWNPVFNFLERNVQTSVPCSYSWPITWPPACLKNPCKKYSMVQSTREE; translated from the exons ATGGCATCTCAGGAGCGTGTGGATGCGAGAGACTCGGCCACTGCTGATCTGAACCCAGGGATGGAGGGCACCGCTGTGCCCGGCAGTGGCAAAACGTGTCCCGTCCACATTCCAGGCGCGGAGGAGAGCAAGAGGGGCTTCAGGAAAGGCATCGGGAGGCACAATGACTACGTGAAGATCTCTGTGCCGGACTCCAAGGTCAATCGTCTGCCCATGGAGTGGTGGAAGACGGTGATGGCCTTCTTTTATGCTGGCTTCAACTTGGTCCTCACCACCGTCGTCATCACCGTTGTCCATGAGAGGGTCCCATCCAAAGAGAGCAGCCCACCTCTTCCCGACAAGTTCTTTGACTATATCGACAGAGTTAAGTGGGCGTTCACAGTGACTGAGATCAACGGCATGGTGCTGCTCGCCATCTGGATGATCCAGCTGTTCTTCTTCAGATACAA GTCAATAGCAATCAGacgcttcttcttcctcattgGCACCCTGTACTTGTACCGCTGTGTCACCATGTACATCACCACCCTGCCTGTACCTGGCATGCACATGACGTGTGCTCCTAAG CTCCACGGAGACTCCCAGGCAAAAATCCAGCGAATCCTGCGGCTGATTTCGGGCGGAGGTCTTTCCATCACGAACTCCCATCTGTTGTGTGGAGACTTCCTGTACAGCGGACACACTGTGATGCTCACTCTCACCTACCTATTCATCAAGGAGT ACTCGCCGCGGTCGTTTTGGTGGTACCATCTGATGTGCTGGCTGCTGAGTGCAGTGGGAGTGGTGTGCATCTTGGTGGCTCACGAGCACTATAGCGTGGATGTGGTCGTGGCCTACTTCATCACCTCCCGCCTGTTCTGGTGGTACCACACCATGGCCAATTTACAG ACTGTGAAATGTCTGCCCAACAACTACCTCACCAACACCTGGTGGAACCCTGTGTTCAACTTCCTGGAGAGGAACGTCCAAACCTCGGTGCCGTGCTCGTACAGCTGGCCCATCACCTGGCCTCCCGCCTGCCTTAAGAACCCCTGCAAGAAGTACTCCATGGTACAAAGTACCCGAGAGGAGTGA
- the LOC118101042 gene encoding cytochrome P450 2U1 has product MLPPSCLELFGSSSLSHVNTGAVTLLLLVLYLLHLYRKRREFANIPPGPKPWPVVGNFGGFLVPSFLRRKWTRSGGSGAGAPVRNAAVMLTEQANVYGPVFSVFAGKQLIVVLNGYEAVKEALVKHPEEFSDRPDIPSVSIMTKRKGIVFAPYGPIWKKQRRFCHTMLRTFGFGKLSFEPSIVQGLATIKTELLRLNEESGGAGVDMAPLISNAVSNVICSMTLGQRFHHEDVEFRKLLALMDHGLEICVNSPAVLINIFPLLYYLPFGVFKELRQVERDITMFLKSIIANHRETLDPENPRDLVDMYLKEMLAQQAAGQEDSSFTEDYLFYIVGDLFIAGTDTTTNSVLWILLYMVLYPDIQEKVQAEIDDVVGKHRVPSLTDKGSLPFTEATIMEVQRLIVVVPLGIPHMASKTTEFRGYTIPKGTVILPNLWSVHRDPSVWDEPDNFNPARFLNDDGTLLRKDCFMPFGIGRRVCMGEQLAKMELFLMVTCLLQAFRFRLPEGKPPPPLHGRFGLTLAPCPFTVCVSPRS; this is encoded by the exons ATGTTGCCTCCGTCATGTCTGGAGCTCTTCGGCTCGTCTTCACTGTCTCATGTGAACACCGGAGCTGTGACACTTCTCCTCCTGGTGCTTTATTTACTTCACTTGTATCGCAAACGACGGGAGTTCGCCAACATCCCCCCGGGTCCCAAACCGTGGCCGGTGGTCGGTAACTTCGGCGGCTTCCTGGTGCCGTCTTTCCTCCGGAGGAAGTGGACGCGCTCCGGCGGCTCGGGGGCGGGGGCACCGGTGAGAAACGCCGCGGTGATGCTCACGGAGCAGGCGAACGTGTACGGCCCCGTGTTCAGTGTGTTCGCGGGGAAGCAGCTGATCGTGGTGCTGAACGGGTACGAGGCGGTGAAGGAGGCGCTGGTAAAGCACCCGGAGGAGTTCTCTGACCGGCCGGACATCCCCAGTGTCTCCATCATGACCAAACGGAAAG GAATCGTCTTTGCACCTTACGGGCCGATATGGAAAAAGCAACGCAGGTTCTGCCACACAATGCTCCGGACCTTTGGCTTTGGGAAGTTGAGCTTTGAGCCCAGCATCGTTCAAGGTCTGGCTACCATCAAAACGGAGCTGCTGCGACTGAACGAAGAGTCCGGGGGCGCCGGCGTGGACATGGCCCCGCTCATCAGCAACGCCGTGTCCAACGTCATCTGCTCAATGACCCTGGGCCAACGCTTCCACCACGAAGACGTCGAGTTCCGCAAGTTGCTGGCCCTGATGGACCACGGGCTGGAGATCTGCGTCAACAGCCCCGCGGTCCTCATCAACATCTTTCCGCTTCTCTACTACTTGCCCTTTGGCGTCTTCAAGGAGCTGAGGCAGGTGGAACGAGACATCACCATGTTTCTGAAGAGCATCATTGCCAATCACAGGGAAACATTAGATCCTGAAAACCCGAGGGATCTTGTAGACATGTACCTGAAGGAGATGTTGGCCCAGCAGGCTGCAGGACAGGAGGACAGCAGCTTCACAGAAGATTATCTGTTTTATATCGTGGGAGATCTCTTCATCGCAGGCACAGACACCACCACGAATTCAGTTCTGTGGATTCTGCTCTACATGGTGTTATATCCTGATATCCAAG AAAAGGTCCAGGCGGAGATTGACGACGTGGTGGGGAAACATCGGGTCCCGTCTCTGACTGATAAAGGCAGTTTGCCCTTTACCGAAGCCACCATCATGGAGGTGCAGAGGTTAATTGTCGTGGTTCCTCTGGGTATCCCACACATGGCCTCCAAGACAACAG AGTTCAGAGGCTACACTATTCCCAAAGGAACAGTTATTCTGCCCAATCTGTGGTCTGTCCATAGAGATCCCAGTGTGTGGGACGAGCCAGACAATTTCAACCCGGCACGTTTCTTGAATGATGATGGAACCTTGCTTAGGAAAGATTGCTTTATGCCATTTGGGATTG GTCGCAGGGTGTGCATGGGCGAGCAGCTGGCGAAGATGGAGCTGTTCCTGATGGTTACCTGTTTACTCCAGGCCTTCAGATTCCGACTCCCAGAGGGaaaaccccctcctcctctgcacggGCGCTTCGGCCTGACGCTGGCACCCTGCccgttcactgtgtgtgtgagccctcGGAGTTGA